The Thermococcus eurythermalis genomic sequence TAGCGGGCCTCCATGTAGTGGGCCGGGAAGGCGAGCGTACCCTGGGTGATCGGCCTGGCCGGGTCGAGGTAGGCGTGCTTCGGCTCGTACTCGCCGAGGAACTCGTCAACGAGCTCCTGGTCAGGTATCTCGACGGGCTCGACGGTGTGTGTGAGAATGAACGCGTCGAAGCCGACCATCGCCGGGAGGAGGACACGCTCGTCCTCGGCGACCTTGAAGGCCATCAGGATGAGGTCTAAAGCTTCTTGATTGTTCTCGGCGTAGAACTGGAGCCAGCCGGTGTCGCGCTCGCTGATGGTGTCCTGCCAGTCGTTCCAGATGTTGATCGGAGCGCTTAAAGCCCTGTTTCCAACGGCGATGACTATCGGAAGGCGCATTCCCGCTGCTATGAAGAGGATTTCATGCATCAGGGCGAGACCCTGGGAAGCGGTCGCGGTGAAAGTCCTGACGCCCGCGGCGGAGGCACCGACACAAGCGGAGATAGCGGAGTGCTCGCTCTCGACCTTGATGAACTCGGCGTCGAGCTCGCCGTTGGCGACGAACTCGCTGATCTTCTCGGGGACGAGGGTTGACGGGGTAATGGGGAACGCGGCTATAA encodes the following:
- the porA gene encoding pyruvate synthase subunit PorA, encoding MPIRTVMKANEAAAWAAKLAKPKVIAAFPITPSTLVPEKISEFVANGELDAEFIKVESEHSAISACVGASAAGVRTFTATASQGLALMHEILFIAAGMRLPIVIAVGNRALSAPINIWNDWQDTISERDTGWLQFYAENNQEALDLILMAFKVAEDERVLLPAMVGFDAFILTHTVEPVEIPDQELVDEFLGEYEPKHAYLDPARPITQGTLAFPAHYMEARYTVWQANENAKKVIDEVFAEFEKRFGRKYQKVEEYRTDDAEIIFVTMGSLAGTVKEYVDHLREKGLKVGAAKLTVYRPFPTEEVRELAKKAKVLALLEKNVTFSVGGALFQDFSRALINQEEKPKIVDFILGLGGRDVTFKDLDEALAIAQKALAGEEFDEVNWIGLRKEIL